Proteins from a single region of Hordeum vulgare subsp. vulgare chromosome 6H, MorexV3_pseudomolecules_assembly, whole genome shotgun sequence:
- the LOC123404484 gene encoding 1-aminocyclopropane-1-carboxylate oxidase 1-like codes for MAIPANAAAASLSFPVINMENLETEERGAAMEVIRDACENWGFFELLNHGISHELMDEVERVSKAHYAACREEQFKEFAARTLEAGEQGADVKDVDWESTFFVRHLPASNLADLPDLDHHYRQLMKQFASEIEKLAEKVLDLLCQNLGLEQGYLKRAFDGSKGPTFGTKVSSYPPCPRPDLVDGLRAHTDAGGVILLFQDDQVSGLQLLKDGAWVDVPPMRHAVVVNIGDQLEVITNGRYKSVMHRVLTRPDGNRMSIASFYNPGADAVIFPAPALVAAAGAAERNEGEEGTAVYPRFVFEDYMDLYLRHKFEAKEPRFKAMKADAAPIATA; via the exons ATGGCAATTCCTGCTAATGCAGCTGCCGCCTCGTTGAGCTTCCCGGTGATCAACATGGAGAATCTGGAGACCGAGGAGAGGGGCGCGGCCATGGAGGTTATCCGCGACGCCTGCGAGAACTGGGGCTTCTTCGAG CTGCTGAACCATGGCATCTCGCACGAGCTGATGGACGAGGTGGAACGCGTGAGCAAGGCGCACTACGCGGCGTGCCGGGAGGAGCAGTTCAAGGAGTTCGCGGCGAGGACGCTGGAGGCCGGCGAGCAAGGCGCCGACGTGAAGGACGTGGACTGGGAGAGCACCTTCTTCGTCCGCCACCTCCCCGCCTCCAACCTCGCCGACCTGCCCGACCTCGACCACCACTACAG GCAATTGATGAAGCAGTTCGCGTCGGAGATCGAGAAGCTGGCGGAGAAGGTGCTGGACCTGCTGTGCCAGAACCTGGGCCTGGAGCAGGGCTATCTGAAGCGGGCCTTCGACGGGTCCAAGGGCCCGACGTTCGGCACCAAGGTAAGTAGCTACCCGCCGTGCCCGCGGCCGGACCTGGTGGACGGCCTCCGCGCGCACACCGACGCCGGCGGCGTGATCCTGCTGTTCCAGGACGACCAGGTCAGCGGGCTCCAGCTCCTCAAGGACGGGGCATGGGTGGACGTCCCGCCCATGCGCCACGCCGTCGTCGTCAACATCGGCGACCAGCTGGAGGTGATCACCAACGGGCGGTACAAGAGCGTCATGCACCGCGTGCTCACCCGCCCCGACGGCAACCGCATGTCCATCGCGTCTTTCTACAACCCCGGCGCAGACGCCGTCATCTTCCCCGCCCCGGCGCTCGTGGCCGCTGCCGGCGCCGCTGAGAGGAACGAGGGCGAGGAGGGCACCGCCGTGTACCCGAGGTTCGTGTTCGAGGACTACATGGACCTGTACTTGCGccacaagttcgaggccaaggagCCACGGTTCAAGGCCATGAAGGCGGACGCCGCGCCCATCGCCACCGCGTGA